In Argonema galeatum A003/A1, one DNA window encodes the following:
- a CDS encoding FHA domain-containing protein, whose translation MSNLSYPTNSTDRALKFLEQNTSFLRSLFANCNHDAEQVTTIIEPILNAPKRCEMAPFYIQAVNTGSTTFLVTNITEAQGVQIIDNASSWLIGRRSNCAIAIQDSCISRHHAVIGHELGKHFHIADIGSRNGTKVNHRQLDTLERRTLRDGDLIEIGFVQVEFFVATCQEQSPISTEVNITDSM comes from the coding sequence ATGTCAAACCTAAGTTACCCCACCAACTCCACCGATCGGGCCTTAAAATTTTTAGAGCAAAATACCTCTTTTTTACGCTCTTTGTTTGCCAACTGTAACCACGACGCTGAGCAGGTTACAACGATTATTGAACCAATTTTGAATGCCCCTAAGCGCTGTGAGATGGCCCCATTCTACATCCAAGCTGTTAACACGGGTAGCACCACTTTTCTGGTAACTAATATTACCGAAGCTCAAGGGGTTCAAATTATAGATAATGCTTCGAGTTGGTTGATTGGAAGGCGATCGAACTGCGCGATCGCTATCCAAGACAGCTGTATCTCTCGCCACCACGCTGTAATTGGGCATGAACTTGGCAAGCACTTTCATATTGCAGATATTGGTAGCAGGAATGGCACTAAGGTAAATCATCGTCAGTTAGATACTTTAGAGCGCCGTACCCTTCGGGATGGAGATTTGATAGAGATAGGCTTCGTGCAGGTAGAATTTTTTGTAGCTACCTGTCAAGAACAATCCCCAATATCCACGGAAGTAAATATTACTGACTCAATGTAA
- a CDS encoding DUF2157 domain-containing protein: MSFQPDRSLRLELILSSSQPALLEGLDIWLRLGLVSEAQVRELCQKYLTCPLPQPLVTARMPAPISAVPSQQAVGTATEAQSSSKLKEILQSLMAELSIRWLLFLGVFMVVVSSGVLAATQWERFPAFGQYGVLLGYTSIFWGVSFWAGKQRNLQLTDRTLKLVTLFLVPVNFWAMDGFRLWGSPVEWLTVAIASVTLTSITILLLKDRPRNLEYSVLINYLGLCYLHWGWESSQFTLFAVYLGTVGTAILLIWRYTIGKVRIRKSREIEKVEGEIEPEIEQEVKEKVEEEVKEKVEPEIEEEGEIEGEIEGENLALSPSSPIENPKSKIQNPKSKIQNPSSPVENPKSKIGIVVYALAVLLVRAIFASHVEITQIGLAIGICGWLLAWLSQQNPIPLTVSPPFSASNWEGIGGGLLLLGWLVAVGADPAWQAIAVSGLGLWFFWSRLQRFWLRVDLVAILAIALQAIWLFSRLIPPQNQQWLINTAIQLSNSQENPYALLSVVIFPYLICIVVLTDWLYRRQKSELAEFGEAIALSFGLIFTLISIANPLLRSLNLLASSVILGIVSWRNPRTIVVYLTHISAILTLTSGINYFSPALNREMWATILLAVTVVELLFSIDNKKREETDRPVKISAARSSAWYIGLSLAGLSYFLFVADLYSDSIWKMLWLMSPVTLTFVASQTTTSRREVASGLSVVALGMVQILTLQIPIARLVGLGIATILMLVNTRYLQHLAVALITVGFGLSFFAFSLWQGVPGFLPLSIAGWFVAFAIAINILWLLRSLLIQRSVKAAQAEIAGDREKTSPSLFLLYVRAVDIWAIGLCSLELLLFSLQSLGVYWHIFPGGVAYLTTAVLLMGANLYRSFPNPNNLSIYTLAWAFELLVAQGVTLGGGSNLELARANIAIAPIILIVAALWTKRHPSALSSIRILPLLYALFGVALRASNFNYWTGVLVLGASIVGLGVGRKIPQWKTLQYLSLAGVSLSLYELVIYQMLQSPRGNPADGLTVLAVVAFAIAFVYRLLAQWLEPYLRLTRTQIVYTAHIHWALGGSLMFGTASMGIGTQPRLTALGITVSLLLAAYAIVQGRYQSTRFNPSDWVYLGLIEVAGVCVYARLVLPQLSVLDAWLGPIASAIALILYILPWRNWGWPVNPWKYSAAALPGLTVLVTSLVINSINLITVAAFYLWLAKKAENIRFTYLSLMLIDWAIYRWFWQDLQLTKTLWYVIPIGLSMLYIAQVDRTLKLPEQRENRHSLRLLGIGLICGISLWTEQWTGLVSGILSVFVIFAGLGFRVRAFLYIGTVAFLINATVQLVILNYSYSFLKWAIGLIVGIAFIWLAANFETRRSQLVAVVQNWIAELQNWE; encoded by the coding sequence ATGTCATTCCAACCCGATCGCTCCCTCAGACTAGAACTGATACTTTCCTCTTCGCAGCCCGCTTTATTGGAAGGGCTAGACATCTGGCTGCGCTTAGGTTTGGTTTCTGAGGCTCAAGTGAGGGAGTTGTGCCAAAAATACCTCACCTGTCCTCTACCCCAGCCGCTTGTCACCGCCAGAATGCCAGCGCCGATATCTGCTGTCCCCAGCCAACAAGCGGTAGGGACAGCAACAGAAGCACAGTCATCCAGCAAGCTAAAGGAGATATTGCAGTCGCTGATGGCGGAACTCAGTATCCGTTGGCTGCTATTTTTGGGTGTGTTTATGGTGGTGGTGTCCTCCGGGGTGCTAGCCGCTACTCAATGGGAGAGGTTCCCTGCATTTGGGCAGTATGGAGTGTTGCTGGGCTATACCTCAATTTTCTGGGGAGTAAGCTTTTGGGCAGGGAAGCAGAGAAATTTACAATTGACAGATCGGACTTTGAAACTGGTGACGCTATTTTTAGTGCCAGTCAATTTTTGGGCAATGGATGGCTTTCGCTTGTGGGGAAGCCCGGTGGAATGGCTGACTGTGGCGATCGCATCTGTTACCCTCACCAGCATAACCATCCTTCTGCTCAAAGATAGGCCCCGCAATCTCGAATACTCAGTACTTATTAACTATTTAGGACTATGTTATCTGCACTGGGGATGGGAATCTTCACAATTTACCCTGTTTGCGGTTTATCTGGGCACAGTAGGAACTGCGATTCTCCTAATTTGGCGCTACACAATTGGCAAAGTTCGCATTCGGAAGAGTAGGGAAATAGAAAAAGTCGAAGGGGAAATCGAACCGGAAATCGAACAGGAAGTCAAAGAAAAAGTAGAAGAGGAAGTCAAAGAAAAAGTAGAACCGGAAATCGAAGAGGAAGGGGAAATCGAAGGGGAAATCGAAGGGGAAAATTTGGCTCTTTCTCCTTCTTCTCCAATCGAAAATCCAAAATCCAAAATCCAAAATCCAAAATCTAAAATCCAAAATCCTTCTTCCCCAGTCGAAAATCCAAAATCCAAAATCGGCATTGTAGTTTATGCCTTAGCAGTGCTGCTGGTGCGGGCGATTTTTGCCAGCCATGTAGAAATTACCCAGATCGGCTTAGCTATAGGGATTTGCGGTTGGCTTCTGGCTTGGTTATCTCAGCAAAACCCCATTCCATTAACCGTCTCACCTCCATTTTCCGCATCGAATTGGGAGGGAATAGGTGGTGGCTTGTTACTTTTAGGCTGGCTAGTGGCAGTGGGGGCAGATCCGGCTTGGCAGGCGATCGCAGTTAGTGGATTAGGCTTGTGGTTTTTTTGGAGTCGCTTGCAACGATTTTGGCTGCGAGTCGATTTAGTAGCCATTTTAGCGATCGCATTGCAAGCAATTTGGTTATTTTCGCGCTTGATTCCACCACAAAATCAGCAGTGGCTGATTAACACGGCAATTCAGCTGAGCAATTCTCAGGAGAATCCTTATGCGCTGCTGAGCGTGGTGATATTTCCCTACCTTATCTGCATAGTAGTACTTACAGACTGGCTCTATCGCCGCCAAAAGTCAGAACTGGCTGAATTTGGTGAAGCGATCGCGCTTTCGTTTGGATTGATTTTTACTTTGATTAGCATAGCCAATCCCTTGTTGCGATCGCTCAATTTGCTCGCTTCCAGCGTAATCCTGGGCATTGTCAGCTGGCGAAACCCCAGAACTATCGTGGTGTACCTAACCCACATCAGCGCCATCCTGACACTTACATCTGGCATAAACTACTTCTCGCCAGCTCTCAACCGAGAAATGTGGGCAACAATTTTACTAGCCGTGACGGTTGTCGAGTTGTTATTTAGCATCGACAACAAGAAAAGAGAAGAAACCGATCGTCCCGTAAAAATATCAGCTGCTAGAAGCAGCGCTTGGTACATAGGATTAAGCCTAGCTGGACTGAGTTATTTTTTATTTGTTGCCGATCTCTACAGCGATTCCATTTGGAAAATGTTGTGGTTAATGTCACCCGTAACACTCACCTTCGTTGCCAGTCAAACTACAACATCGCGGCGGGAAGTAGCCAGCGGATTAAGCGTAGTTGCCTTGGGTATGGTGCAAATCCTAACGCTGCAAATACCCATAGCTAGGTTAGTCGGTTTGGGCATTGCCACCATCTTAATGTTGGTAAATACGCGATATTTGCAGCATCTTGCAGTAGCATTAATTACTGTCGGATTTGGGCTGAGTTTCTTTGCCTTCAGCTTATGGCAGGGCGTACCTGGATTTTTGCCACTGTCGATAGCGGGTTGGTTTGTTGCTTTTGCGATCGCGATCAATATTTTGTGGTTGCTGCGAAGCTTGCTAATTCAACGTTCTGTAAAAGCAGCCCAAGCTGAGATAGCGGGCGATCGAGAAAAAACTTCTCCTTCTTTGTTTCTTCTTTATGTACGGGCAGTCGATATTTGGGCGATCGGGCTGTGCAGTCTGGAACTGCTATTATTCTCACTTCAATCCTTGGGAGTTTATTGGCATATTTTCCCAGGCGGAGTTGCCTATTTAACAACTGCTGTTTTGTTGATGGGGGCAAATCTCTATCGCAGTTTCCCAAATCCCAATAATTTATCTATTTATACTCTAGCTTGGGCATTTGAGCTATTGGTAGCACAGGGAGTTACACTGGGCGGCGGTTCTAACCTGGAACTAGCTAGAGCCAATATTGCGATCGCACCGATCATCTTAATTGTCGCTGCATTGTGGACAAAACGGCATCCATCTGCTTTAAGCAGTATTCGGATTTTGCCCCTACTTTATGCCTTATTTGGCGTAGCGCTACGAGCAAGTAATTTCAATTATTGGACAGGAGTGCTTGTACTTGGCGCGTCAATAGTTGGGCTTGGTGTAGGGAGGAAAATTCCTCAGTGGAAGACACTACAGTATTTGTCGCTGGCGGGTGTTTCTCTATCCTTATATGAACTGGTAATTTATCAAATGCTCCAATCGCCGCGAGGTAACCCAGCAGATGGGTTAACTGTGTTGGCGGTAGTCGCTTTTGCGATCGCTTTTGTCTATCGTTTACTAGCGCAATGGTTGGAGCCATATCTACGCCTTACCAGGACCCAAATCGTCTATACCGCTCACATTCACTGGGCATTGGGGGGTTCCTTGATGTTCGGTACGGCATCAATGGGAATTGGCACCCAGCCGCGTCTGACAGCACTTGGCATTACTGTGAGTTTGTTGTTAGCCGCCTACGCCATAGTACAAGGACGCTATCAGTCCACTAGATTTAATCCTAGCGATTGGGTGTATTTGGGATTAATCGAAGTTGCCGGAGTATGTGTATATGCTCGATTAGTTTTGCCACAACTGAGCGTATTAGATGCTTGGTTGGGTCCGATCGCCTCTGCTATTGCCTTGATTCTCTACATTTTACCTTGGCGAAATTGGGGTTGGCCTGTAAATCCCTGGAAGTATTCAGCAGCAGCATTGCCGGGATTAACTGTATTAGTAACGAGTTTAGTTATTAACTCAATAAATTTAATAACTGTCGCTGCTTTTTATTTATGGCTGGCTAAAAAAGCAGAAAATATCCGATTTACCTATCTCAGCTTAATGCTAATTGACTGGGCTATTTATCGCTGGTTTTGGCAGGATCTACAGCTAACCAAAACCTTGTGGTACGTCATCCCTATCGGTTTGTCTATGCTGTACATTGCTCAAGTCGATCGTACTTTAAAGTTGCCAGAACAGAGAGAGAATCGTCATAGCCTACGCCTGCTGGGAATAGGCTTGATTTGTGGCATATCTTTATGGACTGAGCAATGGACTGGTTTGGTTTCTGGAATCTTAAGTGTTTTTGTTATTTTTGCCGGATTAGGCTTCAGAGTACGAGCTTTCCTTTATATTGGAACGGTAGCTTTTTTAATTAATGCAACGGTTCAGTTAGTCATTCTCAACTATAGCTACTCGTTTTTAAAATGGGCGATCGGTCTCATTGTTGGTATTGCTTTCATTTGGCTTGCTGCCAACTTTGAAACAAGGCGATCGCAGCTCGTCGCCGTGGTTCAGAATTGGATTGCTGAATTGCAAAACTGGGAATAA
- a CDS encoding 1-acyl-sn-glycerol-3-phosphate acyltransferase: MNHVQPPLEFIPPALNPLVLRGTQLLLPFWLQYKTSIANIEAENVEVLVDMYRQFQTDKIRFLMAFRHPSTDDPLSLTYLLWKLVPQVAKQQGVSLNYPIHAHFIYDRGIPLWAGSSVSWLYSNLGGTPIHRGKVDRMGLRSARHLFANAQFPMMASPEGATNGHNEVISPLEPGIAQMGFWCVEDLLKAGRSQQVFMVPIGIQYKYIEAPWQSLEKLLTQLEIDSGLPVGMKDESEAIDKDLSSILHPSSLLYRRLHRLGGHILLLMEDFYTRFYHQTLPKPPELATMDANEALTFRLKALLDVALQVAEKSFNIQPKGSLIDRCRRLEQAGWDWIYREDIKNLEALSPLERGLADRIAEEANLRMWHMRLVESFVAVTGRYVLEKPTVERFAETTLLLWDMLTRIKGGNPFGRPKLGKQRVKITVGEPLSVSSRWDEYHSSRRKAVADLTQDLQTSLQGLTSWKS, translated from the coding sequence ATGAATCACGTTCAACCGCCGTTAGAATTTATTCCACCAGCGCTCAACCCCCTAGTTCTCCGGGGTACGCAATTGCTACTACCCTTTTGGCTGCAATATAAGACTTCGATCGCCAATATTGAGGCTGAAAATGTTGAAGTTTTAGTCGATATGTACCGTCAGTTTCAGACAGATAAAATCCGCTTCTTGATGGCATTTCGTCATCCCAGTACCGATGACCCGCTTAGTCTGACGTATTTGCTTTGGAAGTTGGTGCCGCAAGTAGCCAAACAGCAAGGCGTTTCGTTGAATTATCCAATTCATGCTCATTTTATTTACGATCGCGGCATACCTTTGTGGGCAGGCTCATCTGTAAGCTGGCTTTATTCCAACTTAGGTGGCACCCCAATCCATCGAGGTAAAGTAGACCGGATGGGTTTGCGTTCCGCCCGCCATTTATTTGCCAATGCACAATTCCCCATGATGGCATCTCCAGAAGGAGCCACTAACGGTCATAATGAAGTTATCAGCCCCTTAGAGCCAGGGATTGCTCAAATGGGATTTTGGTGTGTGGAAGACTTGCTTAAGGCTGGACGATCGCAACAAGTTTTTATGGTGCCGATCGGTATTCAGTACAAGTATATCGAAGCTCCCTGGCAGTCTTTAGAAAAGCTTCTCACTCAATTGGAAATCGATAGCGGTTTGCCTGTTGGAATGAAAGATGAATCTGAAGCGATCGATAAAGATTTATCTTCTATTCTTCATCCTTCATCCTTGCTATATCGAAGACTTCATCGATTGGGCGGACATATATTACTTTTGATGGAAGACTTTTATACCCGCTTTTATCATCAAACTCTGCCAAAACCGCCAGAATTAGCAACGATGGATGCAAACGAAGCATTGACATTCCGACTCAAGGCCCTGCTTGACGTAGCATTGCAAGTGGCAGAAAAGTCTTTTAATATCCAGCCTAAAGGCAGTTTGATCGATCGCTGTCGGCGTTTAGAACAAGCAGGTTGGGATTGGATTTATCGGGAAGATATAAAAAACCTGGAAGCATTATCGCCGCTAGAACGGGGTTTGGCCGATCGCATTGCCGAAGAAGCTAACTTGCGAATGTGGCACATGAGATTGGTAGAAAGTTTTGTGGCGGTGACAGGCAGATACGTTTTGGAAAAACCAACCGTAGAGAGGTTTGCCGAAACAACTTTATTGCTGTGGGATATGTTAACTCGAATCAAAGGAGGAAACCCTTTCGGGCGTCCCAAACTCGGTAAGCAAAGGGTAAAAATAACGGTGGGAGAACCTCTATCGGTTTCATCTCGATGGGATGAGTATCACTCCAGTCGTCGTAAAGCTGTTGCCGACTTAACTCAAGATTTGCAAACTTCTTTACAAGGTTTGACGAGTTGGAAAAGTTAG
- a CDS encoding Nif11-like leader peptide family natural product precursor, which produces MAQESAASFFKAIQQDEALKAKLKATTDAETFVKIAEERGYQFTTEELQMQIEQMSPEEVAAFINPGVGPRRHLVAR; this is translated from the coding sequence ATGGCACAAGAATCCGCTGCCAGCTTCTTTAAAGCTATCCAGCAAGATGAAGCATTAAAGGCAAAACTCAAAGCAACAACCGATGCAGAAACTTTTGTCAAAATTGCTGAAGAACGTGGCTATCAGTTCACAACTGAAGAACTGCAAATGCAGATCGAACAAATGTCTCCAGAGGAAGTAGCAGCTTTTATTAATCCAGGTGTCGGCCCAAGGCGGCACCTCGTCGCAAGGTAA
- a CDS encoding pentapeptide repeat-containing protein: protein MRGAHLDEADLQGANLGRVNLRSPSRFKGSGGKTLVFS, encoded by the coding sequence TTGCGTGGGGCACATTTAGACGAGGCAGACTTGCAAGGCGCAAACTTGGGGAGGGTAAATCTGCGGTCTCCCTCCAGATTTAAAGGGTCGGGGGGCAAAACCTTGGTTTTTTCGTAA
- a CDS encoding mechanosensitive ion channel family protein — MDILLILAEVSLLILAFFLFNWLLGIILKQMSKVPLIEAKVQKIIAQRRNISRILYFTCGALCILIIGVNGVVIYQGKNVEEFQLNLIGSIPTQFWITLIAGISKSIILLMLVKYTIPPLHRFLDFACVRAQNFDDIEANDESIADFFNFLKTNIIIIIWVLAGILSAQFLEVPEVLTNYLYIGLKAYVITVIGLLIIRAVAAMIDTIDYLATKHSSPNNLLRFYHRLHHLVLLFKKCLEYVIYVSIATIVVRQIDFLAWTAVYGSIILKIIAIFFFSGVLIEIVNTILEDLVLKSEDLSELRRKRRLTIIPLFKSILKYLIYFSAGISILKLIGVDPTPILAGAGIIGLAVGFGAQNLVNDIVCGFFILFENYYLVGDFIEVSQASGFVEAIDLRTTRIRHPNGKQHIIRNGEIKDIVNYSKGYIYAVVEVGVAYGSNLDRVYEILEELGKQVQKNYPEVLEPTRVDGLERFGESELLIRTITKVKPGNHFQIERALRKMIKDKFDREGIEFPDSSSVVVLNNKQDNQNSQLEN; from the coding sequence GTGGACATCTTACTTATCCTGGCTGAAGTCAGCCTCCTGATTTTAGCTTTCTTCCTGTTTAACTGGCTGCTTGGAATTATCCTCAAGCAGATGAGCAAAGTTCCTTTGATCGAGGCGAAAGTTCAGAAAATCATCGCCCAACGCCGGAATATCAGCCGAATTTTGTATTTTACCTGTGGGGCGCTGTGTATCCTCATCATCGGCGTAAATGGGGTAGTGATTTATCAAGGCAAAAACGTTGAGGAATTCCAACTAAACTTAATTGGCAGTATTCCCACTCAATTCTGGATAACACTAATCGCTGGGATCTCCAAAAGTATTATCCTTCTGATGCTAGTTAAATATACCATACCCCCCCTGCACCGTTTCCTAGACTTTGCCTGCGTTCGCGCCCAGAATTTTGACGATATTGAGGCTAATGATGAGAGCATCGCAGATTTTTTTAACTTCCTCAAAACTAACATCATCATTATCATCTGGGTATTAGCTGGTATCCTATCCGCCCAATTTTTAGAAGTTCCAGAAGTTTTGACGAATTATCTGTACATTGGTTTAAAAGCCTATGTTATTACGGTAATTGGTTTACTGATTATCAGAGCCGTCGCTGCGATGATTGATACCATCGATTACCTCGCTACCAAACACTCCAGTCCGAACAACCTCCTCCGGTTCTACCATCGTCTCCATCACCTAGTTTTATTGTTTAAAAAATGTCTGGAGTACGTCATTTATGTTAGCATAGCGACTATCGTTGTTCGGCAAATAGATTTCCTCGCTTGGACGGCTGTTTACGGTTCCATAATCCTTAAAATTATTGCCATTTTCTTCTTCAGCGGTGTTTTGATCGAAATCGTCAACACAATCCTCGAAGATTTAGTCCTGAAAAGCGAAGATTTAAGTGAGTTACGAAGAAAGAGACGGCTGACTATCATCCCCTTATTCAAGAGTATCCTGAAATACCTCATCTACTTCAGTGCGGGTATTTCTATCCTAAAGCTGATTGGCGTCGATCCAACCCCTATATTAGCGGGTGCGGGCATCATCGGTCTAGCAGTTGGTTTTGGGGCACAGAACCTCGTCAATGATATAGTTTGTGGATTTTTTATCCTGTTTGAAAACTATTATTTAGTAGGTGACTTTATCGAGGTTTCTCAAGCATCTGGATTTGTGGAAGCGATCGACCTCAGAACCACTCGCATCCGACATCCCAACGGTAAACAACACATTATCCGTAATGGGGAGATTAAGGATATTGTCAACTACTCTAAGGGGTATATCTACGCAGTAGTGGAAGTAGGTGTTGCCTATGGCTCCAATCTCGATCGTGTATACGAGATTCTAGAAGAATTGGGAAAACAGGTACAGAAAAATTACCCAGAAGTACTGGAACCGACGCGGGTGGATGGGTTGGAAAGGTTCGGGGAGTCTGAACTGTTAATTCGCACTATCACGAAGGTAAAACCGGGCAACCATTTCCAAATTGAACGAGCGCTGCGTAAAATGATCAAAGATAAGTTCGATCGGGAAGGGATTGAATTCCCCGATTCCTCAAGTGTAGTAGTTTTGAACAATAAGCAAGACAATCAAAACTCCCAACTCGAAAATTGA
- the dxr gene encoding 1-deoxy-D-xylulose-5-phosphate reductoisomerase, whose product MKAITLLGSTGSIGTQTLDIVAQYPDRFRLVGLAAGRNVAMLAQQIRQFRPEIAAICEEDKLPELKEALADLDPQPILLAGEAGVIEVARYGDAESVVTGIVGCAGLLPTIAAIEAGKDIALANKETLIAGGPVVIPLVEKHGVKLLPADSEHSAIFQCLQGVPPGGLRRILLTASGGAFRDWPVEKLAEVKVADALKHPNWSMGRKITVDSATLMNKGLEVIEAHYLFGLDYDNIDIVIHPQSIIHSLIELQDTSVLAQLGWPDMRLPLLYAMSWPERIYTDWERLDLVKAGSLTFREPDHQKYPCMQLAYAVGRAGGSMPAVLNAANEQAVALFLEEKIGFLDIPRLIERTCDRHQSDNRTNPSLADIIAADKWARQEVLEASKMMEERMISVR is encoded by the coding sequence GTGAAAGCGATTACACTTCTTGGTTCCACCGGCTCTATTGGCACTCAGACGCTGGATATCGTCGCTCAGTATCCCGATCGGTTTCGGCTTGTGGGGTTGGCAGCTGGACGCAATGTGGCGATGCTGGCTCAGCAAATCCGGCAGTTTAGACCGGAAATTGCGGCTATCTGCGAAGAAGATAAGTTACCCGAACTGAAAGAGGCGCTTGCTGACCTCGACCCCCAACCTATCTTACTGGCTGGAGAAGCCGGAGTCATTGAGGTGGCACGCTACGGCGATGCGGAATCCGTGGTTACGGGTATTGTAGGCTGTGCGGGGTTGCTACCTACCATTGCTGCGATCGAAGCTGGCAAAGATATCGCCTTGGCAAATAAGGAAACCTTGATTGCTGGTGGGCCGGTCGTTATACCTTTGGTAGAGAAACACGGTGTTAAGCTATTACCAGCAGATTCTGAACATTCTGCGATTTTTCAGTGTCTCCAGGGTGTTCCCCCTGGCGGGTTGCGGCGAATTCTGCTGACAGCTTCTGGCGGTGCTTTTCGGGATTGGCCGGTTGAGAAGTTGGCAGAAGTTAAAGTTGCAGACGCGCTGAAGCATCCTAACTGGTCGATGGGTCGCAAAATCACTGTCGATTCTGCCACCCTGATGAATAAGGGGTTGGAAGTGATTGAGGCTCATTACCTCTTCGGTTTGGATTACGACAACATCGATATTGTTATCCATCCCCAAAGTATTATTCACTCTTTAATTGAGTTACAAGATACTTCTGTTTTAGCGCAGTTGGGTTGGCCTGATATGCGTTTGCCATTGCTTTACGCTATGTCTTGGCCGGAGCGAATTTACACAGATTGGGAACGTTTAGATTTGGTGAAAGCTGGAAGTTTAACTTTTAGGGAACCGGATCATCAAAAATATCCTTGTATGCAGTTGGCTTATGCAGTCGGTCGTGCGGGTGGTTCGATGCCTGCTGTGTTGAATGCGGCGAACGAACAAGCAGTGGCGTTATTTTTGGAAGAGAAGATCGGGTTTTTGGATATTCCGAGATTGATTGAGCGGACGTGCGATCGCCACCAATCCGATAATCGCACAAATCCATCGTTAGCAGATATTATCGCAGCCGATAAGTGGGCAAGACAGGAAGTGCTGGAAGCGAGTAAGATGATGGAAGAGCGCATGATTTCAGTTCGTTAA
- a CDS encoding Uma2 family endonuclease, translated as MDWIVRAIATLAISAAISGLMAACSAQEPKILINQKMAEHFYNRGLERLGRRDYQGAIADFNEVIRQIFKVSNPGWQYLIKFDKIEPSTTSITKMKTEIKPVVFDLKQLIVPPGNTVQMENVSWEMFENILQSMAEGYAARIAYNNGILEIKMPLPKHERAKSIISDLIKLLLEELDIDCECFASSTFKREDMQSGVEPDDCFYIENEPVMRGKTEIDLTVDPPPDLALEIDNTSDSRVRFNSYQALGVPELWRYDGRELKIYLLQDKKYVESNISPNFPGLPIAEIITQYVKQSQTAGRSPTMKAFRAWVREQLQ; from the coding sequence ATGGATTGGATTGTCAGAGCGATCGCTACCTTAGCAATTTCTGCTGCCATTAGCGGATTAATGGCGGCTTGTTCGGCTCAAGAACCGAAAATCCTAATTAATCAAAAAATGGCAGAACATTTCTATAACCGAGGATTGGAAAGGTTGGGGAGAAGAGATTACCAAGGTGCGATCGCTGATTTTAACGAGGTAATTCGTCAGATATTCAAAGTATCGAACCCAGGATGGCAATATCTTATTAAATTCGATAAGATCGAACCATCAACAACATCCATTACAAAAATGAAAACTGAAATTAAGCCTGTAGTTTTTGACCTGAAACAATTAATTGTTCCACCCGGTAACACAGTGCAGATGGAAAATGTTAGCTGGGAGATGTTTGAAAACATCCTTCAGTCGATGGCAGAAGGTTATGCTGCGCGAATTGCCTATAACAATGGAATTTTGGAAATAAAAATGCCGCTGCCAAAACATGAAAGAGCAAAATCAATAATTAGCGATTTAATTAAACTGCTTCTGGAAGAACTCGACATTGATTGTGAGTGTTTTGCTTCTTCAACCTTCAAACGGGAAGATATGCAAAGTGGTGTAGAGCCTGACGATTGTTTCTACATCGAGAACGAACCAGTTATGAGAGGCAAAACGGAGATAGACTTAACAGTAGATCCACCACCGGATTTGGCGCTTGAAATTGACAATACCAGCGATTCTCGCGTGCGATTCAACAGCTATCAAGCTTTAGGCGTTCCCGAATTATGGCGATATGATGGACGAGAGTTAAAAATCTACTTGCTGCAAGATAAAAAATATGTTGAGTCCAACATCAGCCCGAACTTTCCTGGATTACCAATTGCTGAAATAATTACCCAATATGTTAAGCAGAGTCAAACCGCAGGAAGAAGTCCAACAATGAAAGCATTTCGCGCTTGGGTAAGAGAGCAATTACAATAG
- a CDS encoding acyl-CoA thioesterase has product MTTEQPQLSPTGAIQNLPQMAPGTWFEYPIKVQPHHTDYSGNVWHGSYITWMEEARVECLRSIGVEFADLVALGCDLPVVELSVRYHRPLRMGMTAIVKAQMADIDGVRLNWDNQIQSVDGEELYVTARVTLVAVDREKGKIMRQLPPAVKDALARLSV; this is encoded by the coding sequence ATGACAACTGAACAACCTCAACTTTCACCCACCGGCGCTATCCAAAACCTGCCGCAGATGGCACCTGGAACCTGGTTTGAATATCCCATCAAGGTACAACCCCACCATACCGACTATTCAGGCAATGTTTGGCACGGTTCGTATATTACCTGGATGGAAGAGGCGCGGGTGGAATGCTTGCGATCGATCGGCGTTGAATTTGCCGACTTGGTAGCCTTGGGTTGCGATTTGCCAGTAGTAGAGCTTTCCGTGCGATATCATCGACCTTTGCGAATGGGAATGACAGCAATAGTCAAGGCGCAGATGGCAGATATCGACGGCGTGCGACTGAATTGGGATAACCAAATTCAGTCTGTAGATGGCGAAGAACTATATGTGACGGCGCGGGTAACTTTAGTGGCGGTTGACAGGGAAAAAGGCAAAATTATGCGCCAATTGCCACCCGCTGTCAAGGATGCCTTAGCTCGACTTTCCGTTTAA